The genomic region GAAGCCTCGAGAGTCTGGTCCACAAGGCGAGGTGAGACTGGTGCGGCAGTATGCATGACCTTAAACCGCGGCGCCTCCTCGCGGGAAGCTGCGACTCTGGGCTTCTCGGCGATGATGAGAGATGTGTGTCGCGAGTTGGAGATCTGATCCGGGATCTCGTCTCTTGCCTACCATGCCGACGTTCTGGACTTCCGAAAGGTGGTCCTTCCCAGATTGAAACGATCATTGCGTATGTCGGTTGCACAAAAACGAGATTTCACGCGTGCTCAGAGCCCAGGGAGCTTGCGATCGGAACCCAGGATATGCCAGACGCTGCTGCCGCATCGGATTGTGGTCTCCACAAACCTGCAGCAAATTTGAAAAATCGTCAGCGTCGGAGGTGTTGAGGAGCAGGAGCAGTCTTGCCGAAGATGATGGAGCAAGTCCTGGCGGACATGTATGCTGCATCCGACCATTCGGCAACAGGGCTTAGCCCGCGGGACGCGGGCGGAGCTTCCATGTGCCAAAGCCACCAATCACGAGAGGCTGTTCCTGGCGCGGCGAATACATGTAAGTCGGTCCAGATTATGCTTTCTGGCAGGCGTTTCGAGGGAGATATCCAGCACTCTGCAGGTAAGCAGCATCTGACTGTACAGTTGTATCACGCAATGGGCTGTAGTACGTGAGCGGTGGTGGTAGCAGGACTTGAAGTCGAGATAGAGTGTCCATAGACCACATTCCATTGCAATGTTGCCGAGGGAATACGTCAAGCAAGCAAGGAGGTCTCGCGCAGACTGTGCCCTGATGTTCGCTGCAAACGCTCTTCCTCATCCATCACCACCACAACCACCACCATCACACACACCACACATCACGAGCAGTGCTTCCGAGCAACGGCTAATGAGTGAAATCTGGCCCGCTGGCCAATTACGAACTGTCGCCCGCTTGGTCTGCGCCTAGGAAGCGCCCTTGCCGCTTTGGGACCAGGCGCAGGAGCAGCTGCCTCTGAAACAAACCGACCCAAACGACCCCTGAAGCCGCTAGAGACTAGCTGAAACCCAGTTCCGGCCTGCAATTCCTCTCAGGCTCGCCGTCTTCGTTCTTTAAGCACCATCCCCTTCACTTTTGCATACTCCGGACCCGAGGTTTCTCACCACAGTCACTCATTGTCAGAGCCGAGCTCTCAACCCCGTCTTTAAACCGCATCACAAGCGTCGCCAGTCGCACACCACTGTCGCCATCGCCATCAGCAACCTCTGAGAGGACCGCCGCGTAAGTGCCACCATGCCACCGCCGTGGAGTCGCAGACACCGAGGGCCCGCACACCTTGCAGAGCCAGAACACCATCACTCTGGACGAAGTGGTGACTACTGCACGTGCAACAAGCAATAAAGCCGCCGCGTTCCCCATTGTCATATGCCCTCCATTGACACCGCATCTGGCTGGACCATTCGCGCATTAACTAACACCCTCTTTCAGCAATATATCTCTCATAGATCCGTGATCTCAAACAAAGGAAACTCCGAATCTTGCACACTCGACCGCTCCATCAAACCAACATGCGCTCAACACTTGCCATCGCCGCCTTTGCGGTCGGCGCGCTTGCCGTGCCCTACAACCAGGAGCGAAAGCGTGACGTTGTCACCGCCTGGGACTATGTCACCGCCTACGACGTGGTCACCGTCACCGCCGGCCAGGAACCAGCTGCAACTCAAGAGAAGCCAAAGCACTACGGCCACCACAACTTCAACACTCCAGTGGCATACACCACTGTGGTCACCACTTCATCTCCCGCCCCAGTGAAGAAGCCAAAGGAGCAAGCTCCTCCAGGCTACTCTCCACCAGCCAAGGAGCCAAAGCCATCGGTACCATCTTACGGTGGCGGATCAACTGACGCAGCACCAACTGACTACGCTGGCAAATGCGTCTACCACCACAACATTCACCGCGCCAACCACTCTGTCGGTTTGCTTGAGTGGGACTTGGGTCTCGCTTCCATTGCCCAGACCATCGCTGAGAGCTGCGTTTACGCACACAACACGTGAGCGGCCCCGATTGACGTGTTCATTCAGCCTGTACTAACAGATTCCAGTGAGGAAGGTGGAGGTGGCTACGGCCAGAACATCGCAGCCGGTGTGGATGCCGCCAACGTTTCTGCCATCATCACCGATCTGTTCTACAACGGTGAGGAGCCATACTTTAGCGGCGAGTACGGCCGGGACGACCCAGACATGACCAACTTCGAGCTCTGGGGTCACTTCTCCCAGATCGTCTGGAAGGGCACCACCCACGTCGGATGTGCCACGGTCGAATGCCCCAACGGTCTCGCCAACACCGGTGACGGCGTCGAGCCAGTGTTCACCGTCTGCAACTACAAGAACCCAGGCAACTACGCTGGCGAGTACAGCGCCAACGTACTCAAGCCACTGGGCCACGCCACCGCACACTGGAACACGGGCTCGTCGTAGAGCCTTTTTGTCAAATACCAGCACGAGAGATTCTTCTGCGGGCTCTTTCGAGTCTCTTTCTTTGCGATAACAGAACTTATGACTGAGTCGGACAAGGGTCTAGGAAAGCGCGAGATGCATCACATGGCGTTTTATGAGTGGCAACTGGCCTTTCACTCGTAACGAGTCAATCTGAGTATCATCCAGCCGTCTTTCTGTCCAGCTTGAAGGAACCTCTGTCTGCATATCGGGGTCGGTCTTTGCATGCATCTGCTGGGCAGATACACAGCGCACAAGACGGTCCATGGCTCACGTGGCTCTTGAACACTTCTGCTTCTCTCTGTAGATACCTTTTGCGTGGGGCGGTTTGCAGCGACATTCAATTCGTTCACGCCGGAATGAAAATATGGTTCACGACAGATCATAACCTGATTATTGCTTCCCCCGTCGCCCGCAATTTCCCAATGCTTGTCTGCCGAACTCTAATGATCGACACGGCTGGCGTTCGTGTTGGTCGTGTTGGTCGTGTTTAAGCGCGCTAATGTCGATAGCGCACCGCGCATCCCTATAAGAGATCCCCAATTAGTAGAAATGAGATTCTTCCAATGTTGATGCTAACGACAGTGCCGGTAGCCGTAAAGACGTTGCACGTTGTCGATTGGACGTTGAGGGTGTTGTCTGTTTATCTCACCACGCGACCTTTGCTGCATACACTTTATGGCGACAGACACGTTCCCTGCCATCGATCACAGGGCAGCAAAGGCAGCGGAAGGTGAtacagtcctgggcatagtTTTTTTACAACCCCTGCTCTTTCACCTTTCCTCATTAGGAAGGATGTATCCACTGCTTGGCGTAGCTCACCACCTGGTGTGTCCTTCATTGTTGGCTATTACTGCCTCGCAGCGTTCTCGCATACTCTTGCATATACGTTGTATGTCCTCAGGTGTGAGCTTGGCCCATTCAATCTTGATAGCAGCTATTACCTCATCTCGTGTTGTAGGAAAATGAGCACCTACCCTATGCTTAAGAAGAGCCCATAGATTCTCAATAGGGTTGAGATCTGGTGAATTGGCTGGCCATTCCATAAGGTGTAGGCCCTTGTCCTTGAATAGACTCACCGTTGCCTTCGCCTTGTGGATTGAGGCGTTGTCTTGCATAACAATGCAGTCCTGCGAGCCTGTTGACACTCGCTGCTTCTCAATTGCGGTGTGGATAAGAGGGACAATCTGGCTGCGATACACCTCACCGTCGGCAGAGCCCTTCTCGAATATATGGACTTCTATAGGTCCATCTGCAGAGATACAGCCCCATATCATACAGGCTGAGAACTTGCGGAAGCGTGCTGTAAGACAGTGTTCGTGATAAGCCTCATCTGCCCTGCGTGTCACATAGACCTGTCCGAATATTCCACACCTGAACGAAGCTTCATCTGTCCAAAGGACCTGAGCCCACTGTTCCACTGTCCATTTAATATGAGCCCTTGCCCATCGAAGCCGTGCCTCCTTGTGTTTTTCAGTCAACAACGGCTTGCGTGTTGCGACATATCGTGAGAAGCCCTCCTTCTCAAACGCAGCTCTTACTGTCCGGACGTCGCTGAAGATGCCCTCTATCGCGGCAATCTGTTCGTATCGCAGGCGGCGGCTGTTGGCATCAGTGGTGGCTCGATGGACAAGTCGCTGACGCTTGGAGGTGTTGATTACAGGTAGTGGGCCTCTCTTCTTCGATGTGGAAGGTGGCACTCTTTCAAGCCGTGAGATTACTGAAGAGACAGAGCCTTTCTTAGTGTGAAGGGCGTCTGCAATCTGCTATAGCGGCCAGTGGGCGTGTTTGTGAAGAGACCACATCTCGCCCTTCTCGAATTCGGTAAAGACGCGTCCCTTCGGCATGGTGGCGATAGATAGCGCGTGTGTGAGTGTGTGGATAATGAGATTGAAGGTAGCAACACCTTCTGAGATGGACATGGATAGCCGGAAGGGGTTAGCGTAAATACAGGGGTTGTAAAAactatgcccaggactgtaACACGGCCGCGCAGAGCATGGACTGAGGTCGAGCCAAGGTTTTCTTAGAGCTGCACCTTACATGTGTCAAGCTGGAGATCTCTATCACTGCAATGCCCCTCCTCTGACGTGATGAGGGCCACAGCAGCAGAACGTGGCCTCAGCCGTCCCAGATTGCTGGAATGCGACTGCGACTGCGACTGCGACTGCGGCGAAGAGTTTTCCATCGACGGCACAGGTAAGCTTCGATCTAA from Fulvia fulva chromosome 2, complete sequence harbors:
- a CDS encoding Ecp57-1, whose amino-acid sequence is MRSTLAIAAFAVGALAVPYNQERKRDVVTAWDYVTAYDVVTVTAGQEPAATQEKPKHYGHHNFNTPVAYTTVVTTSSPAPVKKPKEQAPPGYSPPAKEPKPSVPSYGGGSTDAAPTDYAGKCVYHHNIHRANHSVGLLEWDLGLASIAQTIAESCVYAHNTEEGGGGYGQNIAAGVDAANVSAIITDLFYNGEEPYFSGEYGRDDPDMTNFELWGHFSQIVWKGTTHVGCATVECPNGLANTGDGVEPVFTVCNYKNPGNYAGEYSANVLKPLGHATAHWNTGSS